One Deinococcus betulae DNA segment encodes these proteins:
- a CDS encoding S8 family serine peptidase, which translates to MRLTLSCLALTSLLLSGCGRLTTPANLAPVTILTVPVTAAQSDEDLTRQYGGRVELRTETFAVIGDPTHAPLQAQGTGPAPQENQDVVAVNPGQTEPGMWGNIVRDFWPNAPELWSSIVRDDWRFNSSDAWVSDTYSPLPVNTAAWKKIGLKEAHQGTALGAGKIIAVIDTGLDLTHPMFTNLLTPANTWRDFVDDDATPQDLGTVGKGSFGHGTVVAGIAAQLAPRAKIMPLRVLDSDGRGDTLNVAAAVVWATNHGAHVINLSLGTSRAQDALTQAIAYANSKRVLVVAAAGNFNKAAPDYPAAQMKGGRYSVAVGSVNQDDLKSDFSSYGEAIGLMAPGQEIAAPFPDRRMGQFSGTSMSAPVVAGALALGLGEGAGAEQTLKALKDEARRIDRLDGNAAYQGLLGKGRLDLKDFIDELDD; encoded by the coding sequence ATGCGTCTTACTCTTTCCTGCCTTGCCCTGACTTCGCTGCTGCTCTCTGGTTGTGGGCGGCTGACGACGCCAGCCAACTTGGCCCCCGTCACCATCTTAACGGTCCCTGTGACCGCTGCCCAAAGCGATGAGGACCTGACCCGCCAGTACGGCGGCCGCGTCGAACTGCGTACCGAGACCTTTGCGGTCATCGGCGACCCGACCCATGCGCCCTTGCAGGCGCAGGGCACCGGCCCGGCTCCGCAGGAGAATCAGGACGTGGTGGCCGTCAACCCCGGCCAGACAGAGCCTGGAATGTGGGGCAATATCGTGCGCGACTTCTGGCCCAACGCCCCTGAACTGTGGAGCAGCATCGTGCGCGATGACTGGCGTTTTAACAGCAGCGACGCCTGGGTCTCTGATACCTATTCGCCTCTACCCGTCAATACTGCCGCCTGGAAGAAGATTGGCCTGAAAGAAGCGCATCAGGGCACGGCGCTGGGTGCCGGCAAGATTATCGCCGTCATTGACACCGGCCTTGACCTGACCCACCCGATGTTTACCAATCTGCTGACCCCAGCGAACACCTGGCGGGATTTTGTGGATGACGACGCCACTCCTCAGGACCTTGGGACCGTGGGTAAAGGCTCGTTTGGGCACGGCACCGTCGTGGCCGGTATTGCCGCGCAGCTGGCCCCGCGCGCCAAGATTATGCCGCTGCGTGTGCTGGACAGCGACGGCAGAGGCGACACCCTGAATGTGGCGGCGGCCGTCGTGTGGGCCACCAACCACGGCGCCCACGTCATTAACCTGAGCCTGGGCACGAGCCGGGCTCAGGACGCGCTGACCCAGGCCATCGCCTACGCCAACAGCAAGCGGGTGCTGGTGGTGGCGGCTGCGGGCAACTTCAACAAGGCCGCGCCGGACTACCCAGCCGCCCAGATGAAAGGAGGCCGCTACAGTGTGGCGGTGGGTAGCGTCAATCAGGACGACCTGAAGAGTGATTTTTCCTCCTACGGTGAGGCCATTGGACTGATGGCGCCTGGTCAGGAGATTGCGGCGCCCTTCCCCGATAGGCGTATGGGCCAGTTCTCTGGCACCTCCATGAGTGCGCCCGTGGTGGCCGGCGCCCTGGCCCTGGGACTGGGAGAAGGTGCCGGCGCGGAGCAGACCCTCAAGGCGCTCAAGGATGAGGCGCGGCGCATTGACCGATTGGATGGAAATGCGGCGTATCAGGGCCTGCTGGGCAAGGGCCGCCTTGATCTGAAAGACTTCATTGATGAACTGGATGACTGA